CGGGATGAGCACCCTTCTCTGCTGGTGGCGCTGGAGTCTCATCAGGTAGAAGTTGAATACCAGTGCCGTGCAGGCTACTGCGGCTCCTGCCGCTGCCGCCTGGTGGCAGGCCAGGTTGACTGGATTGCCGAGCCGCTGGCTTTTGTCAATGAAGGGGAAATTTTGCCCTGCTGCTGCCGGGCAAAAGGCGATATTGAGATTGAGATGTAAACCTGTCGGATGATGGGACTGGTTTTGTAGGCCGGGTAAGGCAAAGCCGCTACCCGGCATTTTTGTATTAATTACGACGTGCAAGCATCTCTGCATGGTGACGTTTTTCGCCGATCATCACGACGATTAACAACAATACCGCCAGAATGCTACCGCCAATCATCACCATAAAGCCGCCGTCCCAGCCAAAGAAATCAACGGTATAACCAACAATGGCGCTGGCCGCGACAGACCCGCCAAGATAACCGAACAAACCGGTAAAGCCCGCTGCGGTACCTGCCGCTTTTTTCGGTGCCAGCTCCAGCGCGTGCAGACCAATCAGCATTACCGGGCCGTAAATCAAAAAGCCGATGACGATCATGCAAGCCATATCCACCGCCGGGTTGCCTGCCGGGTTGAGCCAGTAAACGATGGTGGCAATTGTCACCAGCGTCATAAAGAACACCCCGGTCGCACCGCGATTGCCCCTGAACACTTTGTCTGACATCCAGCCGCAGATCAGCGTTCCGGGAATGCCCGCGTATTCATAGAGAAAATAGGCCCACGAGGATTTATCCAGCGCGAAGTGTTTCACCTCTTTCAGGTAAGTCGGTGACCAGTCGAGAATGCCGTAACGCAGCAGGTAAACGAAGACGTTGGCCACCGCGATGTACCACAGCAACTTGTTCGGCAGAATGTACTGCATAAAAATCTGCTTCGCCGACAGCTCCTCTTCATGCTTGTCGCTGTAATCATCCGGGTAGTCGTTTTTGTACTCTTCAATCGGCGGCAGACCGCAGGATTGCGGGGTATCGCGCATCAGCGCAAAGGCAATAATCGCCACCAGAATCGCACCAAACGCCGGCATATAGAGCGCCGCGTGCCAGTCGTTAAACCACGCCATCCCCAGCAGGAACAGCAACGGCGGGATGCCGCCGCCAACGTTATGGGCGCAGTTCCACACCGACACAATGCCGCCGCGCTCTTTCTGCGACCACCAGTGCACCATCGTGCGCCCGCACGGCGGCCAGCCCATGCCCTGGAACCAGCCGCAGAGAAACAGCAGCACAAACATAACCGCGATGCTGGAGGTCGCCCACGGCACAAAGCCCATAAACAGCATCACCGCTGCCGCCAGAATCAGCCCGGCAGGCAGAAAAACGCGCGGGTTCGAGCGATCCGACACCGAGCCCATAATGAATTTTGAAAAACCATAGGCAATCGAAATACCAGAGAGCGCAAAGCCGAGATCGCCACGGGAAAAACCCTGCTCTACCAGGTATGGCATCGCCAGTGCGAAGTTTTTACGCACCAGGTAGTAAGCGGCGTAGCCAAAGAAGATGCCAAGAAAGATTTGCCAGCGTAAGCGGCGGTATAGCGGATCAACCTGCGCGTCCGGCAGACGCGATTGATGGGGGGCTGGTTTGAAAATGCTCAACATAAAAAGCTCCGAGGCACGATAAGACTCATGATAAGTATCGCCATGAGTGAAAACGAACATGATTAAAGTTATTCGCGGCGGATTGTAGAGAAAGTTTTAACCAGAGAGAACGGGTTATCGCAGATAATGTTACAGAAATATGACAAAGCTCTAACTTTGTACCAAAAAGTGCATTTCACTTTCGTTTTTTGTTCGTATATGCGCGATATCAAACAAACCCCAATGATAATGTGGCTAAATGAGTGCAAACAACGTCGACCAGCCAGGACACGACCATGCCTCACTCCAGCGACTACGATGTGATCATTATCGGCGGCGGCGCAACGGGCGCAGGTATCGCCCGCGATTGCGCCCTGCGCGGCCTGCGCGCGGTGCTGCTTGAGCGCCACGATATCGCCACCGGCGCGACCGGGCGCAACCACGGTTTGCTGCACAGCGGCGCGCGTTATGCGGTCACCGATAACGAATCTGCGCGGGAATGCATTGCGGAAAACCAGATCCTCAAACGCATTGCCCGCCACTGTATTGAACCGACCGATGGCCTGTTTATCACCCTGCCGGAAGATGACCTCGCTTATCAGCGCCAGTTTATTGACGCCTGTCGCAACGCGGGCATTCCGGCGCAGGCGATTTCACCGCAGGAAGCGCTGCGCATGGAGCCGAGCGTTAACCCGGCACTGACTGGCGCGGTGCGCGTGCCGGACGGCACCGTGGATCCCTTCCGCCTCACCGCCAGTAATATGCTTGATGCCCGCGAGCACGGGGCGAAAATCCTGACCGGCCATGAAGTGTGCGGGCTGATTCGCGAGCGTAATACAGTACGCGGCGTCCGTCTGCTGCATGCCGCCAGCGGTGAAACAGCCGAAATTTATGCCCCCGTGGTAATCAATGCCGCCGGGATCTGGGGCCAACACATCGCCGAATATGCCGACCTGCGCATTCGCATGTTCCCGGCCAAAGGCGCACTGCTTATCCTCGATCACCGCATTAATCAGCATGTGATCAACCGCTGCCGCAAACCGGCTGATGCCGATATTCTGGTGCCCGGCGACACCATCTCCCTGATTGGCACCACCTCAACGCATATTGATTATGCCGATATCGATAACCTGCGCGTGACGCCCGACGAGGTCGATATTTTGTTGCGCGAAGGGGAAAAGTTGGCTCCCATCATGGCGCAAACGCGTATTTTACGTGCTTACGCCGGGGTGCGCCCTTTGGTTGCCAGCGACGACGATCCGAGCGGGCGTAACGTTAGCCGCGGTATTGTGCTGCTGGATCACGCCGACCGTGACGGGCTGGAAGGTTTTATCACCATTACCGGCGGCAAGCTGATGACCTACCGCCTGATGGCGGAATGGGCAACCGATGCGGTCTGCCGCAAACTTAACCACCGCGCGGCCTGCACCACGGCCACCACGCCGCTTCCGGGATCGCAGGCATCAACCGAACAGACGCTGAAAAAAATCATCTCCCTGCCCTCGCCGCTGCGCGGTTCGGCTGTCTATCGCCACGGCGATCGCACCCCGACCTGGCTCGGCAGCGACCGCCATAACCGCAGCCTGGTGTGTGAATGCGAAGCGGTCACTGCGGGCGAAGTGCAGTACGCTGTTGAAAACCTCAATGTCCA
The nucleotide sequence above comes from Kosakonia sp. H02. Encoded proteins:
- the glpT gene encoding glycerol-3-phosphate transporter, producing MLSIFKPAPHQSRLPDAQVDPLYRRLRWQIFLGIFFGYAAYYLVRKNFALAMPYLVEQGFSRGDLGFALSGISIAYGFSKFIMGSVSDRSNPRVFLPAGLILAAAVMLFMGFVPWATSSIAVMFVLLFLCGWFQGMGWPPCGRTMVHWWSQKERGGIVSVWNCAHNVGGGIPPLLFLLGMAWFNDWHAALYMPAFGAILVAIIAFALMRDTPQSCGLPPIEEYKNDYPDDYSDKHEEELSAKQIFMQYILPNKLLWYIAVANVFVYLLRYGILDWSPTYLKEVKHFALDKSSWAYFLYEYAGIPGTLICGWMSDKVFRGNRGATGVFFMTLVTIATIVYWLNPAGNPAVDMACMIVIGFLIYGPVMLIGLHALELAPKKAAGTAAGFTGLFGYLGGSVAASAIVGYTVDFFGWDGGFMVMIGGSILAVLLLIVVMIGEKRHHAEMLARRN
- the yfaE gene encoding class I ribonucleotide reductase maintenance protein YfaE; protein product: MSRVTLRLSGTQVQCRDEHPSLLVALESHQVEVEYQCRAGYCGSCRCRLVAGQVDWIAEPLAFVNEGEILPCCCRAKGDIEIEM
- the glpA gene encoding anaerobic glycerol-3-phosphate dehydrogenase subunit A, whose amino-acid sequence is MPHSSDYDVIIIGGGATGAGIARDCALRGLRAVLLERHDIATGATGRNHGLLHSGARYAVTDNESARECIAENQILKRIARHCIEPTDGLFITLPEDDLAYQRQFIDACRNAGIPAQAISPQEALRMEPSVNPALTGAVRVPDGTVDPFRLTASNMLDAREHGAKILTGHEVCGLIRERNTVRGVRLLHAASGETAEIYAPVVINAAGIWGQHIAEYADLRIRMFPAKGALLILDHRINQHVINRCRKPADADILVPGDTISLIGTTSTHIDYADIDNLRVTPDEVDILLREGEKLAPIMAQTRILRAYAGVRPLVASDDDPSGRNVSRGIVLLDHADRDGLEGFITITGGKLMTYRLMAEWATDAVCRKLNHRAACTTATTPLPGSQASTEQTLKKIISLPSPLRGSAVYRHGDRTPTWLGSDRHNRSLVCECEAVTAGEVQYAVENLNVHSLLDLRRRTRVGMGTCQGELCACRAAGLLNRLHVTSENESLEQLANFLNERWKGIKPVAWGDALRESEFTRWVYQGLCGLEKETEDEI